A single window of Rana temporaria chromosome 1, aRanTem1.1, whole genome shotgun sequence DNA harbors:
- the FBXL5 gene encoding F-box/LRR-repeat protein 5 isoform X2 has product MAPFPEEVDVFTGPHWRMKQLVGRYCDKLSKTNFSNNNDFRALLQSLYETFKEFKMHEQIENECIIGLLQQRSRTVYNVHSDNKLSEMLVLFERGLKNIKDEYEQLNYAQQLKERLEAFTSDFIPHMKEEEEVFQPMLMEYFTYDELKDIKKMVIAQHCSQKDPSELLRGLSLWNEAEELQKVLKYSVDEKAEEEITAKPSTVSISHLPPEVMLNIFSYLNPQELCRCSQVNSKWAQLAKTGSLWKHLYPVLWARGYWYNGEPTDLDTEPNEEWISGRKEESRAYQEWDEDADIDESEETEDDGYSSSICVAQQEKEFLYGIIHNVLPYVGHSVKTLVLAYSSVASSKMIRQMLEFCPNLEHLDLTQTDLSDSAFDGWCFGHCRNLQHVDLSGCEKITDLALKRLSLALGILPSYKKGLLKCHQNSKNSKTWGSRDMSQRMRTSNVQCIGGQCVLLYGGDYTTSPVWILDSERLADIEDAADWKYKHNGLCVLDLASSRNCFNGGSCVRKQIPGLRTSVSWQQQCYSSSYTNCGHSFCSAGAKLRTIQALPESSVLCKIGKRTPQSEVRDSYSGSAETESSAARVLQFLSLSGCHQITDRGLRALTFGGGLPYLEHLNLSGCLNVTASGLQDLVSACPSLNDEHFYYCDNINGPHAETASGCQNLQCGFRACCRSGE; this is encoded by the exons CTTTCCAAGACCAACTTTTCCAACAACAATGACTTCCGAGCTCTTCTGCAGTCCCTTTATGAGACCTTCAAGGAGTTTAAGATGCATGAGCAGATTGAGAATGAGTGCATCATTGGCCTGCTGCAGCAACGTAGCCGGACCGTGTACAATGTACACTCTGACAACAAGCTGTCTGAAATGCTCGTTCTGTTTGAGAGGGGTCTGAAAAACATTAAG GATGAATATGAACAGCTGAACTATGCCCAGCAACTGAAGGAGAGGCTGGAGGCTTTTACCAGTGACTTCATTCCGCAtatgaaggaagaggaggag GTATTTCAGCCAATGTTGATGGAATATTTTACCTATGATGAGCTGAAGGACATTAAAAAGATGGTGATTGCCCAGCACTGCTCTCAGAAAGACCCATCCGAGCTCCTCAGAGGTCTCAGCCTTTGGAATGAGGCTGAAGAGCTGCAGAAAGTGCTCAAGTATTCAGTGGATGAGAAAGCAGAGGAGG AAATCACAGCTAAGCCAAGCACTGTATCTATTTCCCATCTTCCTCCAGAGGTAATGCTGAACATATTCAGTTACCTTAATCCACAGGAGCTGTGTCGCTGTAGTCAAGTAAACAGCAAATGGGCACAGCTGGCAAAAACTGGATCTCTTTGGAAGCATCTTTACCCAGTGCTGTGGGCCAGAG GATATTGGTACAATGGAGAGCCTACAGACCTTGACACAGAACCGAATGAGGAATGGATTTCCGGAAGGAAGGAGGAAAGTCGTGCATATCAAGAGTGGGATGAAGATGCGGATATTGACGAATCTG AGGAGACAGAAGATGATGGTTATTCCTCCTCTATCTGCGTGGCTCAGCAAGAAAAAGAATTCCTGTATGGCATCATTCATAATGTTCTCCCCTATGTTGGACACTCAGTGAAAACACTTGTTCTTGCCTACAGCTCAGTAGCTAGCAGCAAAATG ATACGTCAGATGCTTGAGTTTTGTCCCAACTTGGAACATCTGGATCTTACTCAGACAGACCTTTCTGATTCGGCATTTGATGG ATGGTGTTTTGGCCATTGCCGGAATCTTCAGCATGTTGATTTGTCTGGATGTGAGAAAATTACAGACCTAGCCTTGAAAAGACTGTCCCTTGCTCTAGGCATCCTACCATCGTACAAGAAAGGCTTGCTGAAATGTCACCAGAACAGTAAAAATTCTAAAACCTGGGGAAGCCGAGACATGAGTCAAAGGATGAGGACTAGCAATGTTCAGTGTATTGGGGGCCAGTGTGTATTACTTTATGGCGGGGATTACACCACTTCACCTGTGTGGATCCTGGATTCTGAGCGCCTGGCCGACATTGAAGATGCAGCAGACTGGAAGTATAAACACAATGGACTCTGTGTTTTGGACTTGGCATCCAGTCGTAATTGTTTTAATGGTGGTAGCTGCGTCAGGAAGCAGATACCTGGATTGAGGACTAGTGTCAGCTGGCAGCAGCAGTGCTACTCCAGTAGTTATACTAATTGTGGCCATTCGTTCTGCTCAGCTGGTGCTAAGCTAAGGACTATACAAGCTCTCCCAGAGTCCTCTGTACTGTGCAAAATAGGAAAAAGGACTCCTCAGTCAGAGGTCAGAGACTCCTACTCTGGGAGCGCAGAAACTGAATCTAGTGCTGCACGTGTTTTACAATTTCTCAGTCTTTCTGGATGTCATCAGATCACAGACCGTGGTCTCAG GGCGTTGACTTTTGGTGGAGGATTACCATACCTGGAACATCTAAACCTTTCTGGATGTCTCAATGTGACTGCGTCAGGCTTACAGGATCTGGTGTCGGCATGTCCCTCTCTTAATGATGAACACTTCTACTACTGCGACAACATTAATG GTCCCCATGCTGAAACCGCCAGTGGATGCCAGAACCTGCAGTGTGGTTTTCGGGCCTGCTGCCGATCTGGTGAATGA
- the FBXL5 gene encoding F-box/LRR-repeat protein 5 isoform X1: MAPFPEEVDVFTGPHWRMKQLVGRYCDKLSKTNFSNNNDFRALLQSLYETFKEFKMHEQIENECIIGLLQQRSRTVYNVHSDNKLSEMLVLFERGLKNIKDEYEQLNYAQQLKERLEAFTSDFIPHMKEEEEVFQPMLMEYFTYDELKDIKKMVIAQHCSQKDPSELLRGLSLWNEAEELQKVLKYSVDEKAEEDEITAKPSTVSISHLPPEVMLNIFSYLNPQELCRCSQVNSKWAQLAKTGSLWKHLYPVLWARGYWYNGEPTDLDTEPNEEWISGRKEESRAYQEWDEDADIDESEETEDDGYSSSICVAQQEKEFLYGIIHNVLPYVGHSVKTLVLAYSSVASSKMIRQMLEFCPNLEHLDLTQTDLSDSAFDGWCFGHCRNLQHVDLSGCEKITDLALKRLSLALGILPSYKKGLLKCHQNSKNSKTWGSRDMSQRMRTSNVQCIGGQCVLLYGGDYTTSPVWILDSERLADIEDAADWKYKHNGLCVLDLASSRNCFNGGSCVRKQIPGLRTSVSWQQQCYSSSYTNCGHSFCSAGAKLRTIQALPESSVLCKIGKRTPQSEVRDSYSGSAETESSAARVLQFLSLSGCHQITDRGLRALTFGGGLPYLEHLNLSGCLNVTASGLQDLVSACPSLNDEHFYYCDNINGPHAETASGCQNLQCGFRACCRSGE, translated from the exons CTTTCCAAGACCAACTTTTCCAACAACAATGACTTCCGAGCTCTTCTGCAGTCCCTTTATGAGACCTTCAAGGAGTTTAAGATGCATGAGCAGATTGAGAATGAGTGCATCATTGGCCTGCTGCAGCAACGTAGCCGGACCGTGTACAATGTACACTCTGACAACAAGCTGTCTGAAATGCTCGTTCTGTTTGAGAGGGGTCTGAAAAACATTAAG GATGAATATGAACAGCTGAACTATGCCCAGCAACTGAAGGAGAGGCTGGAGGCTTTTACCAGTGACTTCATTCCGCAtatgaaggaagaggaggag GTATTTCAGCCAATGTTGATGGAATATTTTACCTATGATGAGCTGAAGGACATTAAAAAGATGGTGATTGCCCAGCACTGCTCTCAGAAAGACCCATCCGAGCTCCTCAGAGGTCTCAGCCTTTGGAATGAGGCTGAAGAGCTGCAGAAAGTGCTCAAGTATTCAGTGGATGAGAAAGCAGAGGAGG ATG AAATCACAGCTAAGCCAAGCACTGTATCTATTTCCCATCTTCCTCCAGAGGTAATGCTGAACATATTCAGTTACCTTAATCCACAGGAGCTGTGTCGCTGTAGTCAAGTAAACAGCAAATGGGCACAGCTGGCAAAAACTGGATCTCTTTGGAAGCATCTTTACCCAGTGCTGTGGGCCAGAG GATATTGGTACAATGGAGAGCCTACAGACCTTGACACAGAACCGAATGAGGAATGGATTTCCGGAAGGAAGGAGGAAAGTCGTGCATATCAAGAGTGGGATGAAGATGCGGATATTGACGAATCTG AGGAGACAGAAGATGATGGTTATTCCTCCTCTATCTGCGTGGCTCAGCAAGAAAAAGAATTCCTGTATGGCATCATTCATAATGTTCTCCCCTATGTTGGACACTCAGTGAAAACACTTGTTCTTGCCTACAGCTCAGTAGCTAGCAGCAAAATG ATACGTCAGATGCTTGAGTTTTGTCCCAACTTGGAACATCTGGATCTTACTCAGACAGACCTTTCTGATTCGGCATTTGATGG ATGGTGTTTTGGCCATTGCCGGAATCTTCAGCATGTTGATTTGTCTGGATGTGAGAAAATTACAGACCTAGCCTTGAAAAGACTGTCCCTTGCTCTAGGCATCCTACCATCGTACAAGAAAGGCTTGCTGAAATGTCACCAGAACAGTAAAAATTCTAAAACCTGGGGAAGCCGAGACATGAGTCAAAGGATGAGGACTAGCAATGTTCAGTGTATTGGGGGCCAGTGTGTATTACTTTATGGCGGGGATTACACCACTTCACCTGTGTGGATCCTGGATTCTGAGCGCCTGGCCGACATTGAAGATGCAGCAGACTGGAAGTATAAACACAATGGACTCTGTGTTTTGGACTTGGCATCCAGTCGTAATTGTTTTAATGGTGGTAGCTGCGTCAGGAAGCAGATACCTGGATTGAGGACTAGTGTCAGCTGGCAGCAGCAGTGCTACTCCAGTAGTTATACTAATTGTGGCCATTCGTTCTGCTCAGCTGGTGCTAAGCTAAGGACTATACAAGCTCTCCCAGAGTCCTCTGTACTGTGCAAAATAGGAAAAAGGACTCCTCAGTCAGAGGTCAGAGACTCCTACTCTGGGAGCGCAGAAACTGAATCTAGTGCTGCACGTGTTTTACAATTTCTCAGTCTTTCTGGATGTCATCAGATCACAGACCGTGGTCTCAG GGCGTTGACTTTTGGTGGAGGATTACCATACCTGGAACATCTAAACCTTTCTGGATGTCTCAATGTGACTGCGTCAGGCTTACAGGATCTGGTGTCGGCATGTCCCTCTCTTAATGATGAACACTTCTACTACTGCGACAACATTAATG GTCCCCATGCTGAAACCGCCAGTGGATGCCAGAACCTGCAGTGTGGTTTTCGGGCCTGCTGCCGATCTGGTGAATGA